From Brassica oleracea var. oleracea cultivar TO1000 chromosome C3, BOL, whole genome shotgun sequence, a single genomic window includes:
- the LOC106332760 gene encoding probable 2-oxoglutarate-dependent dioxygenase AOP1, whose translation MDSNSLPPLSDSIQLPVIDFSDQNLTPGTSKWDKVKAEVRKALEDYGCFEAFFHKVSSELDTSVFEAIEELFGLPIQTKERNVSSKPYHGYLNRNLYESLGIDDANLADKVKDFTQQLWPDHGNKRISETMHGVSEKLAELDVMVRRMILESFGIEKYINEHLDSTNYLFRMMKYTPPPPVDDDVETKVGLPSHTDKNIMTILHQYQVEGLEIQTKDEKWFKVKPSHQYSFIVMVGDSMCAFLNGRLSSTYHRVLMTAKKTRYSTALFSTPKTGVIVDSPQELIDEEHPRVFKPFEFNDYRDFYNTEAGFAAQSTLHAFCAL comes from the exons ATGGATTCAAACTCTCTTCCTCCTCTTTCAGACTCTATTCAACTCCCAGTTATTGATTTCTCGGATCAAAACCTGACACCAGGAACCTCAAAGTGGGACAAAGTGAAGGCTGAAGTCCGTAAAGCTTTAGAAGACTATGGCTGTTTTGAAGCTTTCTTTCACAAAGTGTCTTCTGAGCTTGATACGTCTGTTTTTGAAGCCATAGAAGAGCTTTTCGGTTTACCGATTCAGACCAAAGAGAGAAACGTGTCGTCAAAACCCTATCATGGATATCTAAACCGAAATCTTTACGAGAGTTTGGGGATAGATGATGCTAATCTTGCGGATAAAGTCAAGGACTTTACCCAGCAGCTATGGCCTGACCATGGAAACAAGAGAATTAG TGAAACGATGCATGGGGTTTCTGAGAAATTAGCAGAACTGGATGTGATGGTGAGAAGAATGATACTGGAGAGTTTCGGGATAGAGAAATACATTAACGAACATCTTGATTCGACAAATTACCTTTTCCGGATGATGAAGTATACACCACCTCCTCCTGTTGATGATGATGTAGAGACCAAAGTCGGTTTACCTTCTCATACCGACAAGAACATCATGACAATACTTCATCAGTATCAAGTTGAGGGTTTAGAAATTCAGACCAAAGACGAAAAATGGTTCAAAGTGAAACCATCTCATCAATATTCTTTCATCGTCATGGTTGGAGATTCTATGTGT GCATTTTTGAATGGTCGATTGTCTTCTACATATCACCGAGTCCTGATGACAGCAAAGAAGACAAGGTATTCGACTGCACTGTTCTCGACTCCAAAAACTGGAGTTATCGTAGATTCACCTCAAGAACTTATCGATGAAGAACATCCACGTGTGTTCAAACCCTTTGAATTCAATGATTACCGTGACTTCTATAACACGGAAGCTGGGTTTGCAGCTCAGTCTACTCTCCATGCTTTCTGTGCTCTCTGA
- the LOC106330079 gene encoding uncharacterized protein LOC106330079, translated as MGVDFDVGPTTEQIIASCERCGDWSRDDRMWLGYLVIFTGFIEGRKYSTATRACLARVLMDLEVFENYPWGRVAFKVWVYFAMPELGVNSGRPLPNRPSPPLLAYSGGKGRKCLQEAIRRYSHVVHYIEKDFDEMFPKCDDEAEDTTADNIIKIMFNAPKYWKWTMDCWEAAGTKAWTNPLKTVLRPQKKGSKEPPADDRKEALTDERKEAPAEDRSKSSIGVDGMSKAQIEQGFKDLVDSMRDGFQMCLQEIKLIGDRLEAVEKNVGISKKRLHLMIFNSLLQLSINVGTKSGLVMKPLPKSQDVVSLGKSESVNGAKPGQKDAQEQSGSTTSSSSKELSLVIANVNDPKMTEAKVTEPTVDPSVVLLDKGIPTKPNIQQQEDRRHTKKDIALGSSIAKVIIPNTKIVHGYDPFAPVDKKRTDVLIDWLKLDICYKTTVAKKPPACPSLWYYILRSLLAWLTDSVSYKHFANLKRFGGGEEDVDVLYAPVNYNNDHWIAIWISIPNKHIVVWDSILKHIKPAVLDEVMKPFLT; from the exons ATGGGTGTTGATTTCGATGTTGGTCCAACTACTGAACAGATAATAGCATCATGTGAGAGATGCGGAGATTGGTCTCGGGATGATCGCATGTGGCTGGGATACCTAGTTATATTCACTGGATTCATTGAAGGGAGAAAGTACTCAACCGCTACAAGGGCTTGTCTTGCAAGGGTATTGATGGATTTAGAAGTATTTGAGAATTATCCATGGGGGAGAGTGGCATTTAAG GTGTGGGTCTACTTTGCAATGCCAGAATTGGGTGTTAATAGTGGGAGGCCCTTACCAAACAGACCGTCTCCACCTTTGCTGGCTTACAGTGGTGGCAAAGGACGTAAATGTCTTCAAGAGGCTATCAGAAGATAT AGTCACGTGGTCCACTATATTGAGAAGGACTTTGATGAAATGTTTCCAAAATGTGATGATGAAGCAGAAGATACAACCGCTGACAACATAATTAAAATAATGTTTAATGCGCCAAAATATTGGAAGTGGACCATGGATTGCTGGGAAGCTGCCGGTACTAAGGCGTGGACCAATCCTCTGAAAACAGTTTT AAGACCTCAGAAGAAAGGTAGTAAAGAGCCTCCGGCAGATGATCGTAAAGAGGCTCTGACAGATGAGCGTAAAGAAGCTCCGGCTGAGGATCGTTCAAAGTCTTCTATTGGTGTGGATGGGATGAGCAAAGCACAGATTGAACAAGGCTTCAAGGACCTAGTCGATTCCATGAGGGATGGGTTTCAGATGTGCCTTCAGGAGATAAAGCTTATTGGAGATAGGCTGGAAGCTGTGGAGAAGAATGTGGGAATCTCCAAAAAACGACTGCATCTAATGATCTTCAACTCACTTCTTCAGCTCAGCATAAACGTGGGCACGAAATCAGGGTTAGTAATGAAACCTCTCCCAAAATCACAGGACGTCGTGTCACTAGGAAAA AGTGAAAGTGTTAATGGGGCGAAACCAGGGCAGAAAGACGCTCAAGAACAAAGTGGGTCTACAACATCGAGTTCCTCCAAAGAGCTCAGTCTTGTAATAGCAAATGTGAATGACCCCAAGATGACTGAGGCGAAAGTGACTGAACCGACTGTTGATCCGAGTGTTGTCTTACTGGACAAAGGAATACCAACCAAGCCAAATATACAACAGCAGGAAGATAGAAGACATACAAAAAAGGATATTGCTTTG GGAAGCAGCATAGCCAAAGTGATCATTCCAAACACGAAGATTGTTCATGGCTATGATCCTTTTGCACCAGTTGACAAGAAGAGGACGGATGTGCTTATTGACTGGCTGAAACTTGATAT TTGTTATAAAACAACTGTTGCAAAGAAACCTCCAGCTTGTCCAAGTTTGTGGTATTACATCCTCCGAAGCCTCCTAGCATGGCTCACAGACTCG GTCTCGTACAAACATTTTGCTAATCTAAAAAGGTTTGGAGGGGGGGAGGAAGATGTGGATGTTTTATATGCGCCAGTGAACTACAACAACGATCACTGGATTGCTATATGGATATCTATCCCCAACAAACACATAGTCGTGTGGGACAGCATTCTTAAACATATTAAACCTGCAGTACTCGATGAGGTAATGAAGCCTTTTCTCACATGA